The Bernardetia sp. ABR2-2B DNA window CACGGCAATTCCATATTGGGTAGCACAGCTTGTCTTGACGGAGCTTACAGAACAAAAACTTTTGGAAGAAAAGTACGAAAAAAATAGATTTGGAAGGCGTGTAAAGCAGTTTGAGTTATCTGTGTTTCCAACCGAGCAAAACCTTCGTTTTCAGTTGCAAGGAATTGCCTCAACAACACCATTAAAAGCAAAAGAGGAGTTATTAGATGCTGATGTGATTCGTCATGCCGTAGATGCACACGGAAGTATTACAGCCACACGTCTTTGTCTAAAGACAAACGTAACAATAGAAGAAGCTGCAAAAAAACTAGACCAGTTACATACAAAAGGTGTTTTTGATATACAAACAAGTGATGAAGGAGGGTTATTTTATGCTCTCAATGATAAAAGTTTATTGAGTTAGGTAATCTATGAAGAGTAGAAATAAATAGGAAATTAATCAGTTTGATTTTAACTGTTTTTTTTATAAATTTAAGACTACCTTTGACAAGAACAGTTTTGAACCATTGTTCACTTAGATAATTATTTTTTGTAAATTAGTTGTATAGTTTGTTTTTTTATTAACTATTGTCATAAAATAATGGCTACTTTACTACACTTGCTAACTTATCATAAAGTACATGAATCCACCTATTTTTTATATAGAAGGAAAAAAATACATTCCAGAAGTTCGCTTTGATTCTACAAAAGGGCTTTTAGAGTTTTCTGGGCAATGTTATCACGAATATACAGAAGAGTTTTTTGCTCCTATTTACAAATGGGTAACAGAGTATTTAGAAGAACCTGCTCGTACAATTATACTAGAGTTCAAAATGAATTATTATAATACTGTATGTTCTCGTTGTTTTTTAGAGTTTTTGGAAATGTTTGAAGATTATGCTCTTAACCAAGGTGGGCAAGTTACAGTAAATTGGTATTATAAATCAAATGACTATGACATGATGGAAAGTGGAGAAGACTATCAAGATGATTTAGAGCTAGATATTAATCTTATTTCTCACTAATCTTATTTCAAGTCAGTATATATATTATTTTTTAATCTTTATTTTTTAATTTATTCTTATGAAAAAATCAATCGGAATTGCAGTCTTAGTCATTGGTGTTTTATTAGCTGCTTTTGGTTTCTATCAAAATGAAGCCTCTTCAAAAACTTTAATACAAATCGGTAAAACAGAAATTAATACACAAAAAAATGATCCAATGACAAATCCTCTTATTATTGGGGGTGGTGTTGTTGCCATAATTGGTTTGGTTGTCGTTGTGGTAGCCAAAAAATAAATTAGTTTTTGTAAAAAATAAAAAGTCTGATTTTTTAATAAAAGTCAGACTTTTCTTTGTTTTAATTATACTGATTTTTATAAAAGCTATTTAAGAATGCAGATTTTTCCTTAGAATGGAGTCTGCAAACCCAGTTCTAAGGAAAAATAACCTAGCCTTTGTTGGTGTTTTAGCGAAGCGACACCAACAAATACACGTATAAAATCTATTCTTAAACAGCTTCATAGTTAAAATTTTGAGCAAGTGAAATGAATAGGTGTAATTTTTGTAAATTTACAAGTAGAATAAAAAAATAGATACTTTTAAGTGTCATAAATAAAACAGATAAAAAAAATATGAAGTTCAATATAATTTATTTCATTTTTATAGGAATAACTCTTTTTGTATCAGAATCTTTTGCCCAAACAGATTCTCTTTCTGATAATCTTCCAAATCAATTGACAACAGATACAAAACCTATCATTTTACTTAATGGAGATAAGAAAAATAAAGATGCAGCTAACCAGTCAAGTTCGGATGGACAAGCAATGCTATTTTTAGATTTGAAAAAAAATGGTTCTTCTTCCAGAAAAAGAAAAAAGAAAAATAAAGAACCTAAAGGCTATTACTATGGACTAGAAACCAAACGTATTTTCAGAAAGTATGAACAAGGGCGTAAGACAATTGTAGAAACCTTTTATTATCTGAAAGATTTTAAAAATCCTGACCCTTTGGTTGATATTTATTATGTTTTTGATATAAAATCTGAAAAAATTAAAACGCTGCCTCGTATAAATGCTGAAAATCATTTAGTTCTTCACGGACCTTATGAGAGAAAAGAAAATGGAAAAGTAGTCGAAAGTGGAATTTATTATGTAGGTACAAAGCACGGACGCTGGGAAAATTATCATTCTAGTGGAGTCTTGACAAACAAAGATATTTATTATAGAGGTTTTCCAAAAAACACAAAGTTTGTTTATTATGACAAGCAAAAGACAAAAATAAAAGAAATAATTCCGATGGAAAGTAACTATGTTCATGGACATTATATTACTTTCTTTGAAAGTGGGGCAATCAAAGAAGAAGGAAATTATCAATATGGAAGGCGTGTAAAACGTTGGATGAGTTATTATGATGGAAAAGCAAAAAATGCAAAAGGACAACGCCACATAGAAACACAATACACAGAAGACCCTTTTGATAAAACGACAAAACCCTATACACGTAGAGAATGGGACAAGAAAGGAAAGTACATAAAAGATAATAGAAATTAATGAAAACTATCTATTCTAAACTATTTTTGAGTAGTTTATTAATATTAACTTGGCTTCCTTTTCTTGGTTTTGCACAATTAGATAATAGTTCTTTTTACCCTAAAAAAGAGCTATTGTCTTTTTATGATTCTACCTTAAAAGTAAATCAAAGTTCAAATCAAAGACAGCTAAATCTTGAAATAGACTATTTTGGATTTTTTCGTAATAGAGAGTTTTTTGGAACTATTGCAGATGGTTATACACTTTTTGGCTCACAGTTTTTGAGTAAATTTTCGTATTCTGCTGATACAACACTCAAAATTTCGGCAGGAATATTTCTACGAAAAGACTTTGGAAGTGAAGCTAATAATAGCAGTTTTAACCAAATACAGCCTTATTTTCAATTCCTATATATAAAAAATAAGCATCAATTTATCTTTGGAAATTTAGAAGGGAACTTACAACATAATTTGATAGAGCCTTTATTTAATTTCGAAAATATAATAAATAGACGACTTGAAAATGGAGTACAATATAAATATCTATCAAAAAACACTACGTTAGATACTTGGGTAGATTGGATAACAATGATTTATCCTTATTCAGATTTTGATGAAGAATTACATTTTGGATTGAATATAGAACGCAATTTGATTACTTCTAAAAATAAAAAAAAGTGGAAAAGTACAATTCCAATTCAACTTACAGCCATTCATAAAGGAGGACAAATAAATACTACTGATACTCCTTTAGTTACCATTTTTAATGCTGCCATAGGTAACAAAACAACCTATTATTTTCAAGACAATGAAGGAAATAATACTTCTTATTTAAACTACATTCGTACGCATATTTACGGATTATTTTTCACAGATAATTCTTCAACACCTAGTTTTGATTTTGAAAATGGAATGGGATTTTATGCAAATTTAGAACTGGCGACCAAAAAACATCAACTGATGTTTTCATATTGGAGAGGGCAAGATTTTGTAGCTCCTTTGGGTGGAGATATTTATAGTTCAGCTAGTCGTATTTTTGATCCAAATAGAGAAAATGAGCCATTGAGAAATTTACTGATTTTACGTCTTTTGACTAATTTTACTATTCCAAATATTGCAAAAGATGATGCAAAAATTGTATTTCGTGCAACTCCTTTTTATAACTTAGAAAGCCAAGAGTTTAATTTTAGTACAGGCTTGTATGCTATTTTTAATGCTAACTTTCTACTCAAGAAATTTGAAAAATAATGTAGTTCAATATATCTGACAATATCAATGTTTAATAAAACGTCCAATTTTTTGCTAATCTGTTTGTTACTGTTCGTCGTAAAAGCAAGAAGTTGTTTAAGAATGGGTTTTATAGGTATGTTTGTTGGTGTCGCTTCGCTAAAACATCAACAAAGGCAGTGTTATTTTTCCTTAGAACTGGGTTTGCAATCCAATTCTAAGGAAAAATGAGTATTCTTAAACAGCTTCGCAAGTTAAAACTAAAGACCAACAAGGGGGCGAAATGAATATCTTTTGCCTAGTAATATATTAAGACAAATAAACCTTGAATGTTTTATGTAATGTTCAAAAACTCTAATTGAGAGTAAGGATTTCTTTCAACTTCTCTTTTGAATTACTGACCTCTTGATTAAATTTTACCATTGAGATTACATAAAAAACTACTAATGCTACCAAAATAAAAATTCTAGAGGTATTGTCTAAACGAGTATTAATGAAAGAGTTTGGAAGAATTATAATTATCATCCAAGACAACCATATTAATAAATAAGCAAGTACAAAATTGCTTATTCGCATTGTAATATGAATTTTGGTTTTATTTCCAAGTTCTTCGTTTTGAAGGTTACCTTCTATTAATGGTAAGAAACCCATTTTATGATGCATAATACGATTGATTTTGAAGGAGTTTATATCAACCCTACCCTCAAAGGTTGCATGATTGCTACTTGCAAAGATTCCTTTCCAGCGAAATATTTTCTTTGGTTCAGTTATTTGATTTAGTCTTTTCGCTATTTGCTCTTGAGAAAGGTGTGTTGTATAACTGACCTTTTCATAAGGTAGATATTTCATATTTTGTTATTGTTCTGTTTTAAAAAGTTCTTTAAGATTTAGTTAATTGTTTCAGTATTTCTTCTTTAGATAAATGAGTTTTGTAAGTCAAGTTTTCGTAAGGGGAAAATTTCATAGCGTCTGTGTTTATCGATATTAATCAAAGTTTTATTTTAAAATAAATCGTTTTTTGACAAGGAACAAAAATTACTCATTATTTTTATATCTTTAAAATCAGAACCATATAAATTAACTTTATATCAAGAAAACCAAACACATGAAACAACTTATAGAATGCGTTCCTAACTTTTCAGAAGGGCGCAATATGGATATTATCAATCAAATTACGAAAGAAATTGAAAGTGTAGAAGGCGTTTCACTTTTAGATGTCGATCCAGGGAAAGCAACCAACAGAACAGTAGTAACTTTTGTAGGCGAACCCGAACCTGTTTTAGAAGCTGCTTTCTTAGCTATGAAAAAAGCCAAAGAACTTATAGATATGTCCAAACACACAGGCGAACACCCTCGTTTTGGAGCGACAGATGTTTGTCCTCTTATTCCAATTGCTAATATTTCGATGGAAGAAACAGCAAAACTAGCGCATAAATTGGCTAAGCGAGTAGGCACAGAGTTAGATTATCCTGTCTATTTGTATGAAGCTGCTGCCACAAAACCAGCTCGTAAGAACTTAGCTTTTGTAAGACAAGGAGAATATGAAGGACTAAAAGAACGCATCAAAACAGAAAAACCAGACTTTGGAAAAGCTGAATTTAGACCAAAAACAGGCGCAACAGCAATAAGCGCAAGAGACTTTTTAATTGCTGTTAATTTTAATCTAAATACAACTTCGTCAAGACGTGCAAATTCTGTTGCCTTTGATGTGCGTGAAGCAGGAAGAGTTTTGAGAGAAGGAAATCCGATTACAGGAAAGATAAAAAAAGACAAGAACGGCGAACCTCTACGTCAAGAAGGAACGTGTAAAGGAACAAAAGGAATTGGCTGGTTTATCGAAGAGTACG harbors:
- a CDS encoding DUF3185 family protein translates to MKKSIGIAVLVIGVLLAAFGFYQNEASSKTLIQIGKTEINTQKNDPMTNPLIIGGGVVAIIGLVVVVVAKK
- a CDS encoding DUF1987 domain-containing protein, which gives rise to MNPPIFYIEGKKYIPEVRFDSTKGLLEFSGQCYHEYTEEFFAPIYKWVTEYLEEPARTIILEFKMNYYNTVCSRCFLEFLEMFEDYALNQGGQVTVNWYYKSNDYDMMESGEDYQDDLELDINLISH